Proteins found in one Columba livia isolate bColLiv1 breed racing homer chromosome 11, bColLiv1.pat.W.v2, whole genome shotgun sequence genomic segment:
- the LOC106146086 gene encoding olfactory receptor 12D1-like encodes MLNQTELSEFILLGLTDIQGLQHFFFVCFLLLYLTSLLGNGAIVTTVIAEPHLHTPMYFFLGNLSCLHIVFSTVTGPKMLTGLLFGHQPISFGGCLAQIHFFHFLGSTEVVLLATMAYDPYVAICNPLRYTLVMSPQTCLLLAVASWSIGFVHAMIHSVMTSQLTFCGHNHIHHFFCDIKPLLNLACSSTSLNMTLLNVITTSVALGSFALIVLSYLYLIFFTFHKVRSQEGRWKPFTTCAFHLTVVALLYIPVLFNYTPPSSGSSLQRDVQVSLLYSAVTPALNPLIYTLRNPEKRSALKKMLCFEWT; translated from the coding sequence ATGCTGAACCAGACAGAGCTCAGCGAGTTCATCCTCTTGGGTCTCACTGAtatccaggggctgcagcactttttctttgtttgcttcctcTTGCTCTACTTGACCAGTCTTCTGGGAAATGGTGCCATTGTGACCACGGTGATAGCTGAGCCCCATCTTCACACACCAATGTACTTCTTCCTGGGGAACTTGTCCTGCCTGCACATTGTCTTCTCCACAGTCACTGGTCCCAAGATGTTGACTGGCCTTCTCTTTGGACATCAGCCCATCTCTTTTGGTGGGTGCTTAGCTCAGATCCACTTCTTCCACTTCCTGGGAAGTACTGAGGTTGTGCTACTGGCCACCATGGCCTATGACCCTTACGTGGCCATCTGCAATCCTTTGCGCTACACCCTTGTCatgagcccccagacttgtctgctgctggctgtggccAGCTGGTCCATTGGTTTTGTGCATGCCATGATACACTCAGTCATGACCTCTCAGCTGACTTTCTGTGGCCACAACCACATTCATCACTTCTTCTGTGACATCAAGCCACTGTTGAATTTGGCTTGCAGTAGTACCAGCCTCAACATGACCCTCCTCAATGTCATTACCACATCTGTTGCACTAGGCTCCTTTGCTCTCATAGTCCTCTCCTACCTCTACCTCATCTTCTTCACCTTCCATAAAGTCCGGTCCCAGGAAGGAAGATGGAAGCCCTTCACCACCTGTGCCTTCCACCTCACTGTTGTGGCACTGTTGTACATTCCAGTGCTCTTCAATTACACACcaccctcctcaggaagctccCTTCAAAGGGATGTGCAAGTGTCTCTCCTGTACAGTGCTGTCACCCCAGCTCTGAACCCCTTGATCTACACTCTTAGGAACCCGGAGAAGAGATCTGCcctgaaaaaaatgctatgtTTTGAGTGGACATAA